The DNA region ATGGCTATCTTCTGAAGGGATGACTTGGAATTGTCAGGACCATTTCTCCTTTTTTGCACTAATCAATAATAGAATATGATGTCATACTGTATACATCCACCTTGTGCTCCCCCATCAACTGCCTGAGCTTCGACAAGCGTTCGGAAGTGTCCACGGGCCCCATGTCGACGGTGTAACGCGGTACAGAGGTGGAAAAGAACCTGGCACAAGGGAGGGGGATCTTGCGAATTGATCTGAAAGTAGAAATCCAAGAAAGGCGAGCCGGAGGGCGGTAGAAAAGCATCGACTTGTGGGCGGGCGAGGTTAGGTAGGAAAAGGAAGTGAGGATATGCAGGTGACCGCACAGGAAGCGCAATCAACCCCTTTGTCTGGCGGGATGTCGCACCAATACAGTTGAGGACTGggtgagaaggaagaggaagagggattAGACAAGAATGGCAGGCACTGTCGCGTGTCTTTGCAGCAATGGAGGAATGGATTGGATGCAAGAATTAAGCTACGAAATGATATCGGATGAGTTGTCTCCCCGGTATTGTGGTAATTACCGTTGATTACCAGTTCTACACATCAGAAACACAATCACAATAAGCCCTCTCTAGTCCATGTTATATGCAAATTGCCGTCTGCATTTCTTGTAGAATTTCCAGGCCGTTTGGCAATATTATATCCAGAATATCAACTGAATCCTTCTTCACTGGTTGAGCAGGATGGAGACAATGCCGGAATCCTGGCGGCTGACCGGAGTTGTCTGCTAGGATTGAAGCTGAGATGTCCCTGCAGGCCAAGAAGGATTGACGAATGTGTTTGTTATTCCTTATTACTGGCATTATAGACACAGAATTCGTCcatgctttcttcttccaacAGTAGGGTTCTTAAGATCTTTCCCCAACGTCTCGTCTCATCTTTTCTCCGAAAAATACATAGATACATAGTCCCTCCATCCCACCTTCCTCACCGCCTGACTGTTCCGTGATAGCGTTATCAGCACGTGACTGTTCATCGACGGTCCCTCTTGATAGTCCACTTCGAGACTCCTGCATTCTCCAATTCTCTGCTCGACCGAAAAGGCTCCTTCGTGTTTCGGCCATGTCTATGGATGGGTTAAGTCAAGCCGCGGATGTGCAGCTGGTCATTAATGAGGCTAGGACGGTAATTCTCCTTTCTCCCGCGCGAAAATCACCTAATATCAATCAATTCGCTAATACGTCTTCTAGCTCGTGTCGCAACTCTATGACCCAGCAAATGCGGGCAATCCACCCAAGATTGCGCTTATCCAAGAGCAATTGCAAGCCCTCCAGAAAAGTCCCCAGGCTTGGCTGATTGCCAACAGCCTTCTCAGTGATAATGGCACGGATTTGAGGTTCTTCGGGGCTCTGACATTCACCGTCAAGATCAACCAAGACTGGTGTGTGGTTACTCTGATTGCTGGTCCCTAGGATCCCCGTACATGGAGTTGCTGACTCTTTTTGCAGGAAACAGTTGAGTGAAAGTGAAGCCCTGGAGCTAGTTGGACGCTTGATCGACCATTTTGTCTTCTTGGTGAACAGCGGGGAGCAAGCCCTTGTGGTTAGGAAACTTGCTTCAAGCTTGGCAACCATCTTCCTCAAATCTAACTCCCCATGGATCCGTGCAATCTGGAATCTTGCTGCTTCATTGGCAAATGGCAAGCATCTATCTGAAAAACAATGTCAATCACTAGATCTGGGAAACACAATCCTTCCAGCAATGTCCGAAACCCAGATCGTCGCACTGCTCATATTCTCCAACATCCTCGGTGAAGAGATCAATAAATGCAACGCGGAATTCAAAGGAACTGACGATAACAAACGAGTAAATGAGAACATCGCGGACGCTCTTTGTCTCGTCGAATTTGTCCTTCGCCATGTTCTGCAGCGGGAGGCGTCTGGTAATCCTGTCCCTGACGGAACACCGGGAACAGAAGCCATCAATTCGTACAATGTAAGTAGGCTGGCCCATCACATCTGCTCGGGAAACTGACTCAGCCCACAAGTCATGGCTGTCTGTTCGAGGTGTCAACCAAGTCCGTGAAATGATATCAGCACACCAACTGGCTTCAACTGCGAGCCTCGTGATTGAAAGTTTGAGGGTGGACAATTTGTCCAAGACGGCTGCTCAAGTTCTGAACGAATTAATAGAAACGCGACACTCGGTCTTCGACCAAGCTCATTCTAACACCATCCTAGAATACCTTGTCAGCGACATCGGGACCACTCGTGTCTCCTCGATCCTGGAAGGTGATTTTGACGACGAAAACATCACGTTCCTGGAGCTTTTATTGGCCTATTCGTCTTTAAAACAAGAAGAGCTGCTCTCGGGACCGTCGGATTTGCGGCATGAGAAAGTTCTTACATTCCTCCACACCATTTTCAAAGCGCCGGGTTTTGCTGTAGTAGACGATTCGGCATCACCACTCGTCCTCGAATGGTGGACTGCAGCCGCTGATGACCTGCAAATGGTGATCGATGATGCAGAGGGGCAACCCAGCCATACCTTTGCCAAACAACACCTGGCTCAAGCCGCCCTCGAATGCTTTGAAAAGCTGAAATATCCGAGCAAAGAGGAACTACGCGAGTGGAATGGCGAAAACCGCAATGAATTTAGTGTATTCCGCCGAGATGTTTGCGACTTTCTTCTTGCGGTCTATCCCATGCTGGGTGTGGAGTTGATCCAAGTCCTCCAACAACGTGCAACATCGTCCCTGGCGACTCAGGATTGGACGACCTTTGAGGCTGCGATATTTTGCATGGCACAACTCTCCGAGGCCGTCGATGAGAACCAACATGCCGatacatgcttgaatgcGATTTTCTTCAGCGATGAATTTGCCCGATTGTGCATGGGTGAGGGTATAACAATCCCTGATACACCTCGCCAGACATTGGTGGATATGCTGGGACAATACAAGTCATATTTCGAACGCTCACACGATCTACTCCCCAACGTATTGACTTTCTTATTTGCGTCGCTTGAAGTTGGTACATGTGCGCCGACTGCGTCCAAGTCTATCTCCTATCTATGTAAGTCATGCCGCCATGCACTCAAGTTTGAACTACCAGCATTCGTGAGCCAGTTTGAACAATTTCAATTCAAACCCACTGCTACGTCCCTCACGATGGAGAGGGTCCTGGAGGGCATTGCAGCCATTATACAGACATTGCCtacagaggaagagaaagcgCAACATCTCGAGAGAATTCTACGCTTCTTCCGGCAACAGGCGGACGTTGCGCGAGAAGAAGTTTCCCACGGATTACTGGAACCTGCTACCAGTCGCGGCCAATTGGTGCTACGCTGTCTTGCGAGTATTGGCAAGGGTCTTCGAGCTGACGGGGAGATCGTTCTGGACTCCAGTGACATTAACGCTGAAGACCCTTATCCGCCGACATTCTGGAATACTAATAACTCGGTACAGAGCATGATCATGGAATGCATGCAGCTTTTGATGACCGATTTCCCATTGGATATCACCATGATTGAAGCGGCCTGTGATATTCTGAAGGCCGGTTATACTGAAAAGACTGGCCCATACGTCTTTCCACCGATACTAACCGTCAACTTTGTTAAAAGTCTCCCGCTGGGTAGCACTGGGGCTGATGTAGTCATGGGGACGGCCTCTGCCTTCCTAGCATCTCATAGCGCTCACTCACAGCGCATTCGGGACGAGGTGGTCGCATTGATTATCCATCTGTATAGCGCTTTCTGCTGGATGCACGAGAGGCCGGAATCCTATGACCCTGAGGTTGCGAACAGTGGCATTGACTTCCTTACGCGCCTCATCCCCAAGTACCACCCTTTCTTGTTTGCACTTACCATGACGCCGCAAGAGCTGGGGCAAAACGAGGCTGGGCAATCACAAAGGCCACCGATTCTGCAAGCAATCTTGAACTTTACACTTATTGCTTTGCAAGGACAGGAGCCGCTCCCTCTTCGCTCTGCTGCCCAATTCTGGATAAGCGTGTTCAACCTTCCGGGCGGCACGACTCCCCACACGTCAGATCCAGTCCAGACAGCCATCCGAGATTGTCTTCCAGCGCTCTGTCGTATTCTCATAACGCGAATTGCTGGTCAATGTGCCCGATCCGATCTCGACCATCTCTCTGAAGTCCTTCGCAGGATCATCTTCAAGTATCAGGGACTAGCTCGCCCACACCTGGTTGCAACGCTTGACGCCGTGGCAGCTAGCCAAGCTGAACAGCAAAAACCTGTCGTATCGCCAGAGGAGAGACAACGCTTTCTTGCACAACTCACAGTCGCCAGGAATGGTAGGGCGCAAGCCATTCAGGTGGTTCGATCTTTCTGGGTCAAGTGTCGCGGAGCGGGATTCGATTATGTTGGTTAGTAGTCAAGAACAAAAACGCATAAAGAAAACATCATTCAACAAAGAGACGAcaacaaaaagaagaaagtacggagtaccgaGAAGTCCAAAATGAGGCACGAGTTCCGGTGTAATCATAAGGCTGCGAAGATGCTATTTTGGTGTGagaacccctccgatcagtGGATACTAGGACACCGACATGTGGTGAGATTGCTGTGGGCCAGCTCCAGCCACCCGAGGCGGTGCAGTGTTTGTGCACGCTAGACGCCAATGCGAAACTCCGCATACAAAAGTCGCTGCAGACCGTATCCCGTGTCCATGTCAGTTTCCTTCGTGTCCCGGTGGCATTGGTTTTCTCTAAGGACTTTTGTTTTGGACTGAAAGACTGTCTGGCACCTTTGAGTTGGTGAGTCTTTGGCAGCCCGACAGTGAACTGGAATATTCCGCATGAATTTTAGAGAGGCctgattgttgttgttcagcTGTCCCTGATATATCATTGTCTACCTCATTGCATTGAATATTTGTCCATCATTTTTCTATCACATTCCGATcgggtattgttcggtatcTTGCATAATGGCTCGTGCCTCCAGTACTATGCAGCGCACCGATTCATTGGATCCAGCTACGACATGTAAAGGCCTTACGGGCAACGGTCGACCATGTCGCCGGCCACTGGCGGCCGACGAGACTGGCCCAGCCAAGTATTACTGCTGGCAGCACAAGGATcaagccgcagcagcagcatctgCACCTGCAACCACGCATGCAACGAGCAACTATGCAGCGCAGTCGCGAACCAGCGTCGACACCTTGATGGAGCGACTGAACATCAACGATCCGAACGCACCTCCCAAGAAATCCAAATCAAAGGGAGGTCtcctctgctgctgcttcaACCTCATCTGCGGCGGCGACGACGAACCAACACCACCCCCCAGACCCGTTCAATCGCAGTCGCAATCGCAATCGCGGCCATCATCCAAGCCCCCAGCGGCACGTCCAGGTGGAGGACAATCGCGCTGGATCCCCTCTTCTCTATCCCCCGCGACTCAAAAGAAGCTTCTCTCCGAAATCGAAAAGCCTGTCTCAGACAAAGACGAGGACGGCTACATCTACATGTTCTGGGTAACCCCCACCTCCAGCTCCAGATCCGCCCCTCCCCCGGCAGAGATCGGCTCCTCGCTATTCGCCAACTTCGCCGAGAACCGAGACCTCCCTGACCAAATCCGCAGCATTCGCAACGCCATCCGCGCAGCCCGCGATTACAATGCTCTCGCTACCAACCCCACAGACCAGAACCCGGGTAGCGTGCGGTTGAAAATCGGACGAACAAACAACGTCCACCGCCGAATCAACGAGTGGACAAAGCAATGTTCACACGATCTCACATTGCTGCGGTATTATCCGTACACGGAGATGTCGTCTCTACCTCCGTCTGCGAATGCAACGGAGAAGAAGGTCCCCTTTGTGCATCGCGTCGAGCATCTGATTCATATTGAGTTGGGAGATATTCGCATTCGGGATATGGGGCCCTGTCCGGACTGCGGGAAGAAGCACCAGGAGTGGTTTGAGGTTCCGGCTGAGCGGGAGGCGTTGCAGTGGGTTGATGGAGCTATTCGGCGGTGGTGCGAGTGGGCGGAGGCGCATAAGAGGAAGCAGAGGCGGTAGCTGCGTTGCATTGCATTACAATGTAAATCTAGACTGGTATTGCATATCATATTTGAAGATAACGTCGAACATAGAGGAATATCAAAACCCGAACCATGGTACAGAAACCCAACCAGATAACCTTAACCTTAAACTCTCCGCCTCATCTCTCGATATAAACACTCCAAGCCACAACTTCCGCGGTTATCACACCGACCTGAAAAGCAGGATAGGCAGGTTAGACGAGTTTCGCAGCGAGGGAAGTCGTTAAAAGTGGGTGCGTGGTGGGTAGCCTCCCTACGTAACCCTTCGACCACAATGGTGGTCAATTGGCAATCATCATTGTATACATAACTCCACAAGCAACAACGGACCACCAAGGAGAATCCTCGATCGTGGCCTGAAATTGACGTGGATAAATGCAGATTGGGGGGCGTTGCAGTGGGTTGATGGGGCTATTCGACGGTGGAACGACGTACTCTGCCATTGCGCCCGAGCCCTATGGTATGTGAACCATGACTTTTCAACTCTCCATGAATGATCGGCCTTAGAGCCGATCAACTTCCCATCCCATAAGCACGAATGCATTAAACGCCGACCTACCCTCACGGTCTGTCTGTCTTACAAAGGCGAAGACCGAGTACCATGTAACTCAGGAGAAAAACTGTCGTCATCCCCCAAGCTTGAGAATCTAATAATTCAGGAATGTATGCatcttccatttcttcatcctcgtcagtGATAAGCTCTGCCAAGACGTCACTGAATTTAAATTGTTCCACGATAGTATTGTCCATTCTCTGAAGTTCCAAACATGTCTTCGCGTCCGAATCAGTATGTACGCTGCGGGTAACTCTTGTAGTCGCGGATTGTTGTATTACCAGTCTTTACGGGGGGTGGTATGTGCTGAGTATTGGATACTGTCGTGGTGAAGCTGAGCTGAACGACTTCCGGCATTTCTTGCGCTCTATCGCCTCTAGGAGGGTATAATAAACCATAATTCTCGCAAGCCTTGGATATACACTAATTGCTAATAGAATATTTGGTACCAAATAATAAGATTAGCAATCAGGGTGTATCCAAGGCTTGCGAATTTGACCCTCATGAGGTTATTGGAGCATAATACGACACCAGGCGTCCAAGGTCTCACACTATTGTATTTACCTTGGAGTATTTGCTGATGTGGGTGAAAAGTGAGAGAACCTTGAAGACTCCTCACAGAGTTTCTGTTTGGCAGTTGACGTGGGGAAGATTTTCAATACTCTGGAGATATCGAGACATGGCCCAGGACAGCGGGAAGAGGCTTACCAATTCCCGGCCGTCGCGGTGGGCAAGGGATGGTAACCAGGCGCCTGTGAATCAAGACCCTAGGAACGGTCATGTCCATGGGATAGACAAAGAGAGTTTCGGGCTGCTCGAGTCGCTGAAAAGGACGTGAAACAAGACAAAGAGTTGAACCTTGGCTTGCTCTAAAGACGCCGATGCTGTGAGTGAGGACCAACTTTCACTCCGAGGGCACCAGGGCAGATGTCGGAGCGAAGGTTTCCATTAATGGAGACGCAGTGTAAGGCCAAAATCGATCTTCGGTTAAGGGTCATAGAGCTTTGGTAGGAGCTCGGAAACGAGAGACTGCTATCAAGCCCTGCAACCTGGGGACATCAGCTGCTGACTTCCTGCACAAATTTCAATATAGTCACAAAGTACACGAAGAAGTAAGTGCACATTTGTACGTGCTCTCGCCTTGGCTATCCACTGTCACCAATGCAGTGTCGGAATTGCCGATTGCGATGGGATGCTTACCATAACGCCAGCATTGCAGCGCTGTCCAGTTGAGCATGGTGGCGTTCGCTATGATGGCATTTGAAATTGCACGCCACTTGTTTCCGAGACTGGGAATACTTTGCAAGATGCAATACATCCTCGTGAATGATAGAAACTGCTTCACCAGGTGTGATATTCGGGAACACATAGGCGTTGTGATTCGTCTAGATAAGCCAAGTTTTGCTGGACAGCTCGGCGTGGCTAACAAGCTCAAATCGTTAAATGATTAGTCTGTTAAGATGCCGAATATACGCCACTGTTTCCATCAATCTCGAACGGCTGCCATGTGAATCATTAGCTGTGGCAAATCACTCTCTGAATCGAGAGGCGTTTTCAAAACAAGGTTCGACAAAGAAATGAACTGCATACAGCACCATAAATTTTCCTCTGTAGCCGGTTCTGAGTACCATAAAAATGGCACCACGTTGACAAGATGGTCCGAGGGCTTGCAGGGCACCGACAGTCGGACTTCGGGATACCAATTCAAGTTCACCATGAAGGCGATTGAATAGATCGCAAAGAATGATCTCAATGATTGCTCTTGGTCCGCACTCAGAGTCACATCGCTAAATACCGCGAGTATTTCATGTTCGATATAGCAATATCAGCCCAATCCTCAAGATTGCCCTGCAAACCCTCATTGCTTTGCCGTCCATGAATACGCGGGATCATTTTCATTATACGAACCCGCAACCTTTTCTCAGCAACCAAGTTCactgtcttaactctgttGCACACATTACAGTGGTGCAATTGAGGGCATTTGGGCCCTTTCTAGCACTGTCATTGCATTTGCAGCAGTTGCTTCATATCTGGCCGACACGATGCTGCTCATTAGGCTGATTCTGGGATGTGTGTCTTCACAATTGCAGATAATCCGGTTGGTTACTCAAGTCACTCTGCCTTTCTGCAGCCTGTTTTGGTTTTTTCATGGGCCTCTTGCACTAGAATATAATGTATGAATGGTCTTGTTCGGATTTCTGAGTATGAGCTTGCCTCTTCTCTAGTAGTGTTATCTGCTCTCTTGCTAGGGCTAGAAAGCAACCATACCTTAAATACACCGG from Aspergillus chevalieri M1 DNA, chromosome 2, nearly complete sequence includes:
- a CDS encoding putative importin 13 (COG:U,Y;~EggNog:ENOG410PFB1;~InterPro:IPR001494,IPR016024,IPR011989;~PFAM:PF03810;~go_function: GO:0008536 - Ran GTPase binding [Evidence IEA];~go_process: GO:0006886 - intracellular protein transport [Evidence IEA]); amino-acid sequence: MSMDGLSQAADVQLVINEARTLVSQLYDPANAGNPPKIALIQEQLQALQKSPQAWLIANSLLSDNGTDLRFFGALTFTVKINQDWKQLSESEALELVGRLIDHFVFLVNSGEQALVVRKLASSLATIFLKSNSPWIRAIWNLAASLANGKHLSEKQCQSLDLGNTILPAMSETQIVALLIFSNILGEEINKCNAEFKGTDDNKRVNENIADALCLVEFVLRHVLQREASGNPVPDGTPGTEAINSYNSWLSVRGVNQVREMISAHQLASTASLVIESLRVDNLSKTAAQVLNELIETRHSVFDQAHSNTILEYLVSDIGTTRVSSILEGDFDDENITFLELLLAYSSLKQEELLSGPSDLRHEKVLTFLHTIFKAPGFAVVDDSASPLVLEWWTAAADDLQMVIDDAEGQPSHTFAKQHLAQAALECFEKLKYPSKEELREWNGENRNEFSVFRRDVCDFLLAVYPMLGVELIQVLQQRATSSLATQDWTTFEAAIFCMAQLSEAVDENQHADTCLNAIFFSDEFARLCMGEGITIPDTPRQTLVDMLGQYKSYFERSHDLLPNVLTFLFASLEVGTCAPTASKSISYLCKSCRHALKFELPAFVSQFEQFQFKPTATSLTMERVLEGIAAIIQTLPTEEEKAQHLERILRFFRQQADVAREEVSHGLLEPATSRGQLVLRCLASIGKGLRADGEIVLDSSDINAEDPYPPTFWNTNNSVQSMIMECMQLLMTDFPLDITMIEAACDILKAGYTEKTGPYVFPPILTVNFVKSLPLGSTGADVVMGTASAFLASHSAHSQRIRDEVVALIIHLYSAFCWMHERPESYDPEVANSGIDFLTRLIPKYHPFLFALTMTPQELGQNEAGQSQRPPILQAILNFTLIALQGQEPLPLRSAAQFWISVFNLPGGTTPHTSDPVQTAIRDCLPALCRILITRIAGQCARSDLDHLSEVLRRIIFKYQGLARPHLVATLDAVAASQAEQQKPVVSPEERQRFLAQLTVARNGRAQAIQVVRSFWVKCRGAGFDYVG
- a CDS encoding uncharacterized protein (COG:S;~EggNog:ENOG410PKDB;~InterPro:IPR018306;~PFAM:PF10544,PF13455) encodes the protein MARASSTMQRTDSLDPATTCKGLTGNGRPCRRPLAADETGPAKYYCWQHKDQAAAAASAPATTHATSNYAAQSRTSVDTLMERLNINDPNAPPKKSKSKGGLLCCCFNLICGGDDEPTPPPRPVQSQSQSQSRPSSKPPAARPGGGQSRWIPSSLSPATQKKLLSEIEKPVSDKDEDGYIYMFWVTPTSSSRSAPPPAEIGSSLFANFAENRDLPDQIRSIRNAIRAARDYNALATNPTDQNPGSVRLKIGRTNNVHRRINEWTKQCSHDLTLLRYYPYTEMSSLPPSANATEKKVPFVHRVEHLIHIELGDIRIRDMGPCPDCGKKHQEWFEVPAEREALQWVDGAIRRWCEWAEAHKRKQRR